cggtgtgtccgaaagaatggtgaagaatgctcggaagcttaaggcagagaagggcattctggcacttcccgaaaataggcaaagcaggaaattaccagcagaagttgctagtagagtgcgaaatttttttgaagatcATGAGTATAGTAGGGTGTGCCCTGGAAAAAAAGATAGTATTTCAGTTAGACTTTTAGATAGAAAGACATACATGCAGGAAAGATTGTTACTTTGCAATTTACGGGAAATGTATGTTATCTATAAGAATATAAATGGTCCAGAAATAgggttctcaaagttttgtgaacttagacccaaatggtgtgtaacagtaggaTCAGTTGGAATGCATGCAGTTTGCGTCTGTGCAATTCACCAAAATGTTAAGCTTATGCTTAGCGGAGCTGGTATATGTGAAAATTATAAGGAGATTCTCAGCAAGGCAGTTTGCAGTTTGAACTCTAAACAGTGCATGCTACATCGCTGTGAAAGGTGTCCTGGGCCCGAAGCTATAGCATCTGAAATTGCCAGCTATTTCCTAGATCATGAGCCACAGGAAGTTATTGTCTTTAACCAATGGATACATACCGATTGGGCCACAGTGGACATGAAGCAAAtggtagtggatgaatttattgaagatgtaaaaaataaaatatggagtctgtcattccatcattacattgccaagcttcaaagcttgcatcttaaaggccttaaatgtcatctgaaagacaaagagcttgttgtcctaatggattttgcagaaaattattcttttatcattcaggATGCTGTGCAAGGCTTCCAGTGGGACAATAGTCAAGcaacaattcatccatttgttatCTACTTTCGTCAAAATGAGAAAGTAGAATCTTTAAGTTTCTGCATTATCAGTGATTGTTTGCGGCATGACACTATTACAGTTCACGTTTTTATCAAGGAGTTCATCAAATACATAAAAGCACGGTTTGCACCGATatcccacattcattatttcagtgatggctccagtgctcaatataaaaatttcaagaatttcctaCATTTGTGCTATCGtaagagtgattttggaatgacagccgaatggaatttttttgctactggtcacgggaaatcaccttgtgatgggattggaggtacaacaaagcggttagcagcaagagcaagcttgcaacggccgcttaatggacaaattcttactcccctagatctgtttcacttctgctctgaaaacattaatggaattaaatttgttttcgtcagtaaagatgaaactgaaaaaaatattgtgtcacaagaagagaggtttaaacttggacaaactgtagaaggcactagagaaaatcatcactttttacctattgatgaaacaacaattctggtcagcagagtttcaaatgattgttcatcttttctagataaaatgggtcacagtaatgaaggaggcatattaatgtctgctctccaaccaggacaatatgttgcatgcatctatgaaaacgtgtggtggattgggaatatctgagagacctccacagagcaaagggatgcattaataaacttgatgcacccacatggtccagcaaattcattttattggccaccaAGAAGTGACAAGTGCTGGGTTCAGGAACACCACATTGTtgcagttattccagctccatcagtaaattcgtctggccagcaatacaccattcctcttgatattcatcagaaaattaatgttgttgttgttgttgttgtggtcttcagtcctgagactggtttgatgcagctctccatgctactctatcctgtgcaagtttcttcatctcccagtacctactgcaacctacatccttctgaatctgcttagtgtattcatctattggtctccctctacgatttttaccctccacgctgccctccaatgctaaatttgtgatcccttgatgcctcaaaacatgtcctaccaaccgatcccttcttctagtcaagttgtgccacaaccttctcttctccacagtcttattcaaaacctcctcattagttacatgatctacccacctaatcttcaacattcctctgtagcaccacatttcgaaagcttctattctcttcttgtccaaactagttatcgtccatgtttcatttccatacatggcacaccccatacaaatactttcagaaacgacttcctgacacttaaatctatactcgacgttaacaaatttctcttcttcagaaacgatttccttgccattgccagtctacattttatatcctctctacttcgaccatcatcagttattttgctccctaaatagcaaaactcctttactactttaagtgtctcatttcctaatctaatcccctcagcatcacccgatttaatttgactacattccattatcctcgttttgcttttgttgatgttcatcttatatcctttagGTCAAAATTAATGTAGCATATCAAAAATTGGAATAGGTTAGAGGAAACACTCTAAGGAGCCCAAGAGTGCCTTCTAATTTTACACAGGGCACTTGaataattttactatcaggcttgggaacctgtgtaaagaaacccttatcaggcttgggatcctgtggtaaagaaacccacccgtggctgttgttgctaagaaatcgggcgtggcccctattgTAATGGCAATGCTCGTTTTCTCAGGTGAAATGGAACTAGCAGCggttaagccaccatggaccatagcaactcatttatacacttATTTTCCATCAGTAAGCTGCTGCTGTTCATTAAACAGGCAACTAATAattagatgattatgcaaataaattttacaatttacattcattcttaataataattgtgtgggagagagagagagagagagagagagagagagagagagagagagagagagagagagagagagagagagagagagagagaaaaaaaataaaagatttcaggtataatttgagtgccagaaaaatgtgttcaaacttccagtgcgattctttgatgatgctactttttagggccttatatgcttgcattgtaaaaccaaatccacttttctagatagtttagaatatgctctttctaaagACCATACTTtggaagagtttggagaaaacacttttttgaaaaatttgactaaaaatacccatttttagcactttttgaaaaatcgtcaactttaccctagatttgtgaaataatggaaagcaataggagaatgaaattttatattctaagaccttgtattGGTGcgttatggtgtgcaaagtttcatgtacatcccacaattacttttggagatataaaaaactaaagtttgcattttttttaaacaactattttttcgcccaactttgcttcaaattatctatatgaaaattgctcagaaatccttttcttaatattttactttaaagagctctaaaagttgtataagatggccaagttttgtttctttcatgcaaatacttacagaggtatctcatctcaaagttgctgaaaattcaaggacgcactatagaaagctgtgctatggtcttaaacaagtgCCTGTATCTTcaaaagtattgaatttctgaaactgaaactttaccagtgttcattgagaacatgtgtgaatgttcatacaaaatttcatcaaaatccatgagggtCATGTGGGAGCCTGTAGacaacttggcatggaatgaccctgaAGGAAGTACCCATGTGGAATTTCACCATCAGAGTTGGGATAGTTGCACTACATTTTTCAACAGTCAAAAggtgaaaaataaaaagtaaacatagaaataaagaattttattGGTGCACCTTCTGTTAAAATATAAATAACTAAAGTTTTCAAAGTGAGTTGTTAATCATCATTAAAACTTTGTCACAGAAGGGACAGCAAACATTTTAAAAGAACTCTGAATTttgctcatattttattttgaaaacattgaaTTTGCTCTAACAAGACAGTTCTCTTCATGATGAAAATATCTATGaatgtcacttcttcttctgtttcaccCTCCTTGGGGTATGTTGACTCACACTTCTTTGTGTGATGATCTTCCCCTAGTGCCCAGTACCTCTCCATTCTTGTATTATGACTGTGTGTGACACAATACCGGTAGAAAAATCTTTATTGTCAGCAACAAAGTGCATTGTGGATTATATGTACTGGGAACTGAGTGGAAGTATTCCTAGGTCTTTaaaaaggcttctgcaagatgtacgGTTAtccactttacacaatattcttaccaCTCGCTCCTGTTGCAAaaaaactttatttactttaggtgcacttccccagaagataattccatacGACAATggggaatgaaaatatgcaaaagccAACACTCTTGTCTTTAGGTCAACACAATTGGAGATGCTTCTAAGAGCTAATATGCTGAACTAAATTTCTTGATTAGTTTATCTATGTGCTGACTCCACTTTAACTTGTTATCCAGCTGTAcccccaaggaattttacacactTTATATCATTCAATGTTTGACCATTAATGTCTACTTCTGGTGTTAATATGTTTGTGAGGTAAAGACTTAAAGTTCAATCTAGGATATAGCTGGCTCTTCAATTCTGAACACCTCTGCTGAGTTCCCCACTAACTCGTACTCACAATCTCAATCTCCATCTCCTTCTGTCTTATCTTTCTTTCAGTCTATGTGCAGTCATCCTCCTTAGTTTTCCCATATGATCCACtgacattttcaacatttaaacATGGTCATTTACATATTACCTATTGTTTTATTGGCAACTGGATGTCTTTATTCGTTTTCCTTATTTGTAACCTAAAATAAACACAACTAATATTGTTGAGACAGAGAACAaacttttttgtgttttgtgtCACTGATGGAAAAACTAAATTAAATGCATAGTTAttattgtgaatttgctgcatatttaatacttttttttttaattgaaacaaCTATGAATGCAATGTAAAAGCCAATTGTGTTCTCCATCCTCATCTACAAAAGTCCCAAGCTTAACTACATtacaataaatttagtgattttttaataatttttgcagTACAGTAAAATATAACTTTTGTAGAttcagaaaacaaattaaattttgaaaactgtATGCCTGTTTGATATGGAATTGTCCCTTTATACATtccaaattgcttacaaaataAGTAAATTTTTGTTTATTGCCATCATTACTGTGCATTTGTTTATagtaaaattttaacattaaaaagtTCATCATTGATACTGCGCTAATTTCTGTAAAATGTTACAGGTTATCAGAAGAATTTGAGAAAGACAGACAGTGTGAGAAGCAGCTGTCGGAGAATATCCAAAGTAGGCATGCGGAAGAGACAAAACAATTAGTAAACTCATTTTTAAGTGGCCTTCACACCATTAGTGGGCAGAACACTCGACCCCACTTCATGCCCTACCAGCAAACACCACAGTTCCTTCCACAGACTGGTTTTCTCCAACCCGATCCCCTTCCCCATCCACCTCTGGTTACAGACAGTGAGCTTTCTGTACACTGTAAATTGAAGtacagcaaattaaaaaaagttcttgaaattttacattttcatttcaTAACTACCAAATTTGATCTGATTTATACACACTTAATTACAATGTGCTTATTGAAATCTTAATTGAGATCTCCTTAATGGATAACTGGAAACGCAATATGTTTTTAGACAGTTTCTTATCCTTTCAGCATCTTGGTTAGCTTCTGTGCAAGTATATTCATTGGGTTGAGGGAACATTTCTTCCCCTGTCCACATCATTTAGCCAGTTTTCCCTGAAGTGATCTTCGTGCATTTCAATGATGTTATGGAATACacaacatgtagcaataagttgaggcACAAATTGACAGTTTATATCTATGCATTTGGCAAGGCACCTCCATCGAGCTCTGAGCCTACCGGAAGCATTCTCGACAGCAATTCTGGTGGAGCTCAAACAAACACCGAAACTTTCTTCTTCGGGTGATACAGTCCCCGTGTACAGTTTCGTGGGGCACGGCAGTAGGGGATATGCTGCATCTCCGAGCAGAAATTTTGGCACAACAGTCCCATTGATTGTGCATGGTacctaagaaaaaaaaagttactttaatAGACAATATTACAATAGAATTTGTTTAAATACTTCAAAAGAGTAATAAATTTCAACTTATCATAAATTATCGTGTTGTATGTGAAAAATAATTACTTGGTATATACTGAATTACTGATATAACACATATTACTTCTATTTGGAATACACGCATTCCACTAGTGTGCCTGCCTATGAGTGAAATTTCAAAATACGAAAGTCATGGCCGTGAGTAATTTTAATGAAATCCTGAGGCATCGAGAGGACAAGCATTGGGTAATCTTTTTAGTTCTTTCATTTAGCACCACGAGCTTAGACAAGTTACACTTGTGATAGCTAGTAGAAAGTTTTTGTCAAGTTAGCAATGATTTTCCACCATTGCAAAATAGTTTATTGTTAAGACTTGTTTCGTTTTAATAACTCtctagaaaatctgaaagctggTAAGAATTTCTATTTTGCATAAGATTTCTCTTTTACATTCCAAGTTGTCCTGCCTGTCACTAAAATCTTACATTAATTTTGTTTGTACGctcagttttttttagttttttgtaacTATAGGAACGAAATACATTAATTTCATTGCGTCATGCTTAAGAACTACAGAAGtccacaaaatatattttaattcataTTGTTTATGTATGAAAAATGGTGACTGATGGGACAATTTAAATGAATTGTTACAAACTAACCACTAAAGCACAGAAACAAGACATATCCTTTCTGCACTGTTATCTTTGAAGAATGTTTTCTGAAGTGTTCGAAGTGTATTAAGTTAAATTTAACCTTTATTTTTCACTCTCTTTCATTTTTATGGTGTTTCTACGGAACTGTGTGTGAAACATTATTCAAAAATTTCAGTAGGTTTGCTGATTTAAAAGTTAATAGTTTCACTATTGCAGTTGGAATGGCAAGTGCTTTAGGcctatatgtaacaactgctgcTACTTTATATGGGATTACTGTAAATTACGTATGCTCAAGACGTGCAgttatttttacaattttatttttgaaacaagTTCTCCAGATGTGTAGTTTGAGCAGCTGCCCTTTTCAGCACCCTGCAAAACCTATAACTACTATTTTTTTTAATAGTTTAAATTTGATATGAAATAATTCATGAGTTAATATTTATATGTTTTGGAAACATGCAATAGAATCTTATCACTTGACTGAACAAATGTAAGTCATTCACAAGGAAGTAAGTTCATGAAACTGCATGTTATAGCCACTGACGAAATTACACTGATTGCTACGTTAACTATATCTTACTTCTGGCATCAGCCTGTTGGCCATTTTGTACAGCTGTGAATCCTTCAGTACTGATGCTTCATGAACATTTCCGGTATGGCTGATACTGAGGATCCTAAAACTGTAAAAAGACA
This DNA window, taken from Schistocerca serialis cubense isolate TAMUIC-IGC-003099 chromosome 11, iqSchSeri2.2, whole genome shotgun sequence, encodes the following:
- the LOC126426760 gene encoding uncharacterized protein LOC126426760, whose product is MWTSGDRFRILSISHTGNVHEASVLKDSQLYKMANRLMPEVPCTINGTVVPKFLLGDAAYPLLPCPTKLYTGTVSPEEESFGVCLSSTRIAVENASGRLRARWRCLAKCIDINCQFVPQLIATCCVFHNIIEMHEDHFRENWLNDVDRGRNVPSTQ